The following coding sequences are from one Primulina eburnea isolate SZY01 chromosome 15, ASM2296580v1, whole genome shotgun sequence window:
- the LOC140814440 gene encoding meiotic recombination protein DMC1 homolog isoform X2, with product MLAFKTEEQSQLQLVQREEIEDEEDLFEAIDKLIAHGINAGDVKKLQDAGIYTCNGLMMHTKKNLTGIKGLSEAKVDKICEAVEKIVLPTNMRGGNGKVAYIDTEGTFRPDRILPIAERFGMDPGAVLDNIIYARAYTYEHQYNLLLGLAAKMAEEPFRLLIVDSVIALFRVDFTGRGELADRQQKLAQMLSRLTKIAEEFNVAVYMTNQVIADPGGGVFISDPKKPAGGHVLAHAATIRLMFRKGKGEQRVCKVFDAPNLPEAEAISFQTFRV from the exons ATGCTTGCATTCAA AACTGAAGAGCAGAGCCAGCTGCAGCTCGTTCAGAGAGAAGAAATTGAAGATGAAGAAGACTTGTTTGAAGCAATCGATAAAT TGATAGCTCATGGAATCAATGCCGGAGACGTGAAGAAACTACAGGATGCTGGAATCTACACATGCAATGGCCTGATGATGCATACTAAGAAG AATTTGACTGGAATCAAAGGACTATCTGAAGCAAAAGTTGATAAGATCTGCGAAGCAGTAGAGAAAATAGTG CTTCCTACAAACATGAGAGGTGGCAATGGGAAGGTTGCTTATATTGACACTGAAGGGACCTT CCGACCTGATCGAATATTACCTATAGCTGAAAGATTTGGGATGGATCCAGGAGCAGTACTTGACAAT ATCATATATGCTCGTGCTTACACATACGAGCATCAGTACAACCTGCTCCTTGGGCTGGCAGCAAAAATGGCTGAAGAGCCTTTCAGACTATTG ATTGTTGATTCAGTGATAGCCCTCTTCCGAGTTGACTTCACAGGAAGAGGAGAACTTGCCGATCGTCAG CAAAAGTTGGCTCAAATGCTGTCAAGATTGACGAAGATTGCAGAAGAATTCAATGTGGCTGTGTACATGACCAATCAGG TGATAGCTGATCCTGGGGGAGGAGTTTTCATATCAGATCCAAAGAAGCCAGCAGGAGGACATGTTCTAGCACATGCTGCCACCATAAGACTAATGTTCAGGAAGGGCAAAGGAGAACAACGTGTCTGCAAGGTGTTTGATGCCCCAAATCTTCCTGAAGCTGAAGCTATATCCTTCCAAACTTTTCGTGTTTAG
- the LOC140814440 gene encoding meiotic recombination protein DMC1 homolog isoform X1: protein MLAFKTEEQSQLQLVQREEIEDEEDLFEAIDKLIAHGINAGDVKKLQDAGIYTCNGLMMHTKKNLTGIKGLSEAKVDKICEAVEKIVNFGYITGSDALLKRKSVVRITTGSQALDELLGGGIETLAITEAFGEFRSGKTQLAHTLCVSTQLPTNMRGGNGKVAYIDTEGTFRPDRILPIAERFGMDPGAVLDNIIYARAYTYEHQYNLLLGLAAKMAEEPFRLLIVDSVIALFRVDFTGRGELADRQQKLAQMLSRLTKIAEEFNVAVYMTNQVIADPGGGVFISDPKKPAGGHVLAHAATIRLMFRKGKGEQRVCKVFDAPNLPEAEAISFQTFRV from the exons ATGCTTGCATTCAA AACTGAAGAGCAGAGCCAGCTGCAGCTCGTTCAGAGAGAAGAAATTGAAGATGAAGAAGACTTGTTTGAAGCAATCGATAAAT TGATAGCTCATGGAATCAATGCCGGAGACGTGAAGAAACTACAGGATGCTGGAATCTACACATGCAATGGCCTGATGATGCATACTAAGAAG AATTTGACTGGAATCAAAGGACTATCTGAAGCAAAAGTTGATAAGATCTGCGAAGCAGTAGAGAAAATAGTG AACTTCGGTTATATCACTGGAAGTGATGCTCTGCTGAAA AGAAAATCCGTAGTTCGCATCACAACTGGAAGCCAAGCTCTAGATGAACTGCTAGGGG GTGGTATAGAAACTCTGGCTATCACAGAAGCTTTTGGGGAATTCAG GTCCGGAAAAACACAACTAGCACATACTCTCTGTGTTTCCACTCAG CTTCCTACAAACATGAGAGGTGGCAATGGGAAGGTTGCTTATATTGACACTGAAGGGACCTT CCGACCTGATCGAATATTACCTATAGCTGAAAGATTTGGGATGGATCCAGGAGCAGTACTTGACAAT ATCATATATGCTCGTGCTTACACATACGAGCATCAGTACAACCTGCTCCTTGGGCTGGCAGCAAAAATGGCTGAAGAGCCTTTCAGACTATTG ATTGTTGATTCAGTGATAGCCCTCTTCCGAGTTGACTTCACAGGAAGAGGAGAACTTGCCGATCGTCAG CAAAAGTTGGCTCAAATGCTGTCAAGATTGACGAAGATTGCAGAAGAATTCAATGTGGCTGTGTACATGACCAATCAGG TGATAGCTGATCCTGGGGGAGGAGTTTTCATATCAGATCCAAAGAAGCCAGCAGGAGGACATGTTCTAGCACATGCTGCCACCATAAGACTAATGTTCAGGAAGGGCAAAGGAGAACAACGTGTCTGCAAGGTGTTTGATGCCCCAAATCTTCCTGAAGCTGAAGCTATATCCTTCCAAACTTTTCGTGTTTAG
- the LOC140814441 gene encoding stem-specific protein TSJT1-like, with product MLAVFDKSVAKSPEALVQNSETQSVCALKNGFLATHFSSVHPASVVINIDSSGFMAYSSDKQNPILPRLFAVVDNIFCLFEGHIENVAHLKQQYGLNKTANEVIIVIEAYRSLRDRGPYPADQVVRDIKGKFAFILFDSASKTAFIASDADGSIPFFWGTDAEGHLVLSNDGEVGKQGCGKSFAPFPKGCFFTSSGGLRSFEHPINELKAVPRVDSSGEVCGITFKVDAESRKDKTGIPRVGSDTNWSQHY from the exons ATGTTGGCAGTTTTCGACAAATCGGTGGCGAAAAGCCCAGAAGCTTTGGTCCAAAATTCTGAAACTCAATCTGTTTGCGCTCTGAAGAATGGATTCTTGGCGACCCATTTCTCGTCCGTACACCCTGCATCCGTCGTAATCAACATCGATTCTTCTGGTTTTATGGCGTATTCTTCTGATAAACAGAACCCTATTCTTCCAAG aTTGTTTGCAGTTGTCGACAACATATTCTGCTTGTTTGAAGGCCACATTGAGAATGTTGCGCATCTCAAGCAGCAGTACGGGTTAAACAAGACTGCAAATGAAGTGATTATCGTGATTGAGGCTTACAGGAGTTTGAGGGATAGAGGTCCTTATCCTGCAGATCAAGTCGTGAGAGATATTAAAGGGAAATTTGCATTCATTCTGTTTGACAGTGCTTCAAAAACTGCATTCATTGCTTCC GATGCTGATGGGAGCATACCCTTTTTCTGGGGAACTGATGCTGAAGGTCATCTTGTTCTTTCTAATGATGGAGAAGTTGGGAAACAAGGTTGTGGCAAATCTTTTGCTCCATTTCCCAAAG GTTGCTTTTTCACATCCTCTGGTGGTCTTAGGAGTTTCGAGCATCCGATTAATGAATTGAAGGCGGTTCCAAGAGTTGACAGTTCGGGGGAAGTGTGTGGCATAACCTTTAAAGTTGATGCGGAGTCTCGGAAAGATAAAACTGGAATTCCTAGAGTTGGAAGCGATACTAACTGGTCTCAGCACTACTGA
- the LOC140814453 gene encoding transmembrane emp24 domain-containing protein p24beta3-like, producing MKSGRSLGFASAASASLLTFLFSIFLGRVSALSLTVNNVECVYEYVFYAGDSVSGNFIAVDHDVFWRSDHPGIDFTVTSPDADTVHALKGTAGDKFEFKAPKSGMYKFCFHNPYSTPETVSFYIHVGHVPNEHNIAKDEHLDPINVKIAELGEALESVTAEQKYLKAQAARHRRTNESTRRRVILYTVGEYILLAFVSGLQVVYIRRMFSKSFAYDRV from the exons ATGAAGAGCGGAAGAAGCCTCGGCTTCGCCTCGGCGGCGTCCGCCTCCTTGTTAACTTTCTTGTTTTCGATCTTTTTGGGCCGCGTATCGGCGTTGTCGCTTACGGTAAACAACGTCGAATGTGTATACGAATACGTTTTTTATGCAGGCGACTCCGTTTCGGGGAACTTCATTGCTGTCGACCACGATGTTTTCTGGCGCTCTGATCACCCCGGCATTGACTTCACT GTGACTTCTCCCGACGCTGACACAGTGCACGCTTTGAAAGGGACAGCAGGGGACAAATTCGAGTTTAAGGCACCTAAAAGTGGAATGTACAAATTCTGTTTTCACAACCCTTATTCCACTCCAGAAACAGTATCTTTCTATATTCATGTTGGCCATGTTCCCAATGAACATAACATAGCCAAGGATG AACATTTGGACCCCATTAATGTTAAAATTGCTGAACTGGGGGAGGCACTAGAGTCTGTTACAGCAGAGCAAAAATACTTGAAAGCCCAAGCTGCTCGTCATCGCCGTA CAAATGAGAGCACAAGAAGGCGCGTCATATTGTACACAGTGGGGGAATACATATTGCTAGCTTTTGTAAGCGGACTTCAGGTTGTGTACATCAGACGCATGTTCAGCAAATCTTTTGCATATGACCGTGTTTGA
- the LOC140815666 gene encoding EPIDERMAL PATTERNING FACTOR-like protein 4: protein MAILHHRHIQSHLSLAAITFLLLASGSVLGSNPAFKFSVGGRKLRENMVEQVAYSRRRLGGPGSSPPTCRSKCGRCSPCTPVHVSIQPGLSVPLEYYPEAWRCKCRNKIFMP from the exons ATGGCCATATTGCACCACCGCCACATCCAATCACATCTGTCTTTGGCCGCCATTACATTTCTTCTTCTTGCCTCCGGCTCAGTTCTTGGTTCCAACCCAGCATTCAAATTCA GTGTTGGAGGAAGGAAATTAAGAGAGAACATGGTGGAGCAAGTTGCGTACTCGCGGCGGCGACTCGGCGGCCCCGGATCATCGCCGCCGACTTGCAGATCCAAGTGTGGGAGGTGTTCGCCGTGTACACCGGTGCACGTTTCGATTCAGCCTGGTTTGAGTGTGCCATTGGAGTACTATCCAGAGGCTTGGAGATGCAAGTGTAGAAACAAAATCTTCATGCCTTAG